From the Vibrio tubiashii ATCC 19109 genome, the window TGTACATAAAGGCTCAGAGCTGGTGGAATTAACTGATTCATAGTGGTGAAAAAGATGACCTAGACCGCTTGCTCAGATAGTGTCGCAAAAAGCTGTTTCAATGCTTTGCCGCGGTGCGAAAGCTGCTTTTTACGTGCAGGTTCTAGCTCTGCTGAAGCGCAATTATCTTCAGGGACAAAGAATATAGGGTCGTAGCCAAAGCCATTCTCGCCATGTGCTTTAGTTAAGATGCGGCCTTCCCATTTGCCATGACAGACGATCGGGGTTGGATCGTTTTCATGACGCATCAGTACTAGCACGCAGTGAAAGCGAGCAGTGCGTTGTTCTTCAGGGACATCTTTCATGGCTTCTAGCAGTTTTTCTAGATTCTGCTGATCGCTTGCGTCTTCGCCTGCATAACGAGCCGAGTAGATACCTGGCGCACCTTTTAGAAAG encodes:
- a CDS encoding XTP/dITP diphosphatase, with the translated sequence MKSNKIVLATGNQGKVREMADLLSDFGFDVVAQSEFNVSEVAETGTTFIENAIIKARHAAKEAGLAAIADDSGLEVDFLKGAPGIYSARYAGEDASDQQNLEKLLEAMKDVPEEQRTARFHCVLVLMRHENDPTPIVCHGKWEGRILTKAHGENGFGYDPIFFVPEDNCASAELEPARKKQLSHRGKALKQLFATLSEQAV